The following are from one region of the Escherichia sp. E4742 genome:
- a CDS encoding EAL domain-containing protein, whose amino-acid sequence MYSNSDCYNIFSSKLHMAEECLPFFQPVVDADSNLCGVEVLARWNMPDGRVLSPDLFISQVVHAGLSGFMTNILLRKTADILLSLKPFLPVGMLITFNAGAPDNNSAEMICACKLLQNRLIQLCPVLVCELTEHREWGNSSEDNIFLDNLDRGNISVALDDFGTKYSNLDMLSRVNAEFMKIGSSFIYRVDEDLSSHRLAECVMFAANKFSLRVIAEGVENKWQYEWLKKQGVKLFQGYYFSPPLSADQFASFVKSKKTRCDKYGLRSE is encoded by the coding sequence ATGTACAGTAACTCTGACTGTTATAATATATTTTCCAGTAAGCTACATATGGCTGAGGAATGTTTGCCATTTTTTCAGCCCGTAGTGGATGCTGACTCTAATTTATGTGGTGTTGAAGTTCTGGCACGCTGGAATATGCCAGATGGCAGGGTGTTATCTCCCGACCTGTTTATTTCTCAGGTGGTTCATGCCGGGCTATCCGGATTTATGACAAATATACTATTAAGAAAGACCGCCGATATTTTACTGTCTTTAAAACCATTTTTACCGGTTGGTATGTTAATCACTTTTAATGCGGGGGCGCCAGACAATAATTCAGCGGAAATGATTTGTGCATGTAAACTGCTCCAGAATCGTCTTATTCAACTCTGCCCTGTGCTGGTTTGTGAATTGACGGAGCACAGAGAATGGGGTAACTCTTCAGAAGATAATATATTTCTTGATAATCTGGACAGAGGAAATATATCTGTGGCACTGGACGATTTTGGAACAAAATATTCAAATCTTGATATGTTATCCAGGGTTAATGCAGAATTTATGAAAATAGGGAGTTCATTCATTTATCGTGTGGATGAAGATCTATCTTCACACCGTCTGGCTGAATGTGTTATGTTTGCTGCAAACAAGTTTTCTTTGCGAGTGATTGCAGAAGGTGTTGAAAATAAATGGCAGTATGAGTGGTTAAAGAAACAGGGGGTAAAATTATTTCAGGGGTATTATTTCTCCCCCCCATTATCAGCTGACCAGTTCGCTTCATTTGTAAAGAGTAAAAAAACTAGATGTGATAAATACGGTTTGCGTTCTGAATGA
- a CDS encoding lipopolysaccharide core heptose(II)-phosphate phosphatase: MFSFEKLSSVKLKTVFAILVTLLVLAVVVVSVLKRPRYLDIKQACEISKRYPTILMIRHGERCDRSKNQCFSEPDGITVNGTQKAILLGKDLSDITGNYNLYSTNTTRTKQTACFFSNGVSPTIVSLSNNGESPVRKILDLSYQSKNAVVFTHNHCLSRIAKDMRWWKLKPGYLETLVLHREANNLILDGVLKYQQK, translated from the coding sequence ATGTTTTCATTTGAGAAATTATCATCAGTTAAACTAAAGACAGTATTTGCAATATTAGTAACACTTTTAGTGCTTGCGGTAGTTGTTGTCTCAGTGTTAAAAAGACCAAGATATTTGGATATAAAGCAGGCATGTGAAATTAGTAAGAGATACCCTACCATTCTTATGATAAGACACGGAGAAAGGTGTGATCGTTCAAAAAATCAATGTTTTTCTGAACCAGATGGAATAACTGTCAATGGCACGCAAAAAGCGATTCTGCTGGGTAAGGATTTGAGTGATATAACCGGGAACTATAATCTCTATTCAACAAACACAACCAGAACCAAACAAACAGCTTGTTTTTTCTCAAATGGAGTCAGCCCCACCATAGTAAGTTTATCAAATAATGGTGAATCACCTGTGAGGAAAATTTTAGACTTATCGTATCAGAGTAAAAACGCTGTTGTGTTTACTCATAATCATTGCCTCTCTCGCATTGCAAAAGATATGAGATGGTGGAAGTTAAAACCAGGATATCTCGAGACATTAGTTTTGCATCGGGAGGCGAACAATCTTATTTTAGATGGTGTTTTAAAGTATCAACAAAAGTAA
- the asrA gene encoding anaerobic sulfite reductase subunit AsrA: protein MAVKITPEEFSLLIRRLSTQWRVMAPSAEFRGGRFADTDNIIYQQIRGWDDLVWQEKSHMSPNTVISPITETLFYFNKDTIQIAETDTKPVLIFARACDINAMSRLDYMYLSNGNNSDYSYQRLRDHIRFVLIECPQSFENCFCVSMGSNKTDHYSAAMRFSDDGASVFIKDAFFEEALQGMGQRIEYEPVFVSENPEQVTLPEKICQSPQRIRDIIINHPLWDEFNSRCIGCGRCTTGCPTCTCYSVFDVAYDENPQRGERRRQWASCMVLGFSDMAGGHSFRQSAGERLRYRALHKINDYKARNGAEHMCVGCGRCDDRCPQYIKFSRVINKMTAAVRQALSGEV, encoded by the coding sequence ATGGCTGTTAAAATCACGCCTGAAGAGTTCAGTCTGTTAATCCGGCGATTGAGCACGCAATGGCGCGTCATGGCGCCTTCTGCCGAGTTTCGCGGCGGGCGTTTTGCTGATACGGATAACATTATTTATCAGCAAATCCGGGGATGGGATGACCTGGTCTGGCAGGAGAAATCTCACATGTCACCCAATACGGTTATTTCACCGATAACAGAAACGCTCTTTTATTTTAATAAAGACACTATCCAGATTGCGGAGACAGATACCAAGCCAGTACTGATATTTGCCCGCGCCTGTGACATTAATGCCATGTCGCGGCTGGATTATATGTATTTATCAAACGGAAATAATTCTGATTACAGTTATCAGCGACTGCGCGACCATATTCGTTTTGTTCTGATTGAGTGCCCGCAAAGTTTTGAAAACTGTTTCTGTGTCTCCATGGGGAGCAATAAAACCGATCATTACAGCGCGGCAATGCGATTCAGTGACGACGGCGCCAGTGTTTTTATTAAGGATGCTTTTTTTGAAGAAGCCTTACAGGGAATGGGACAGCGCATAGAATATGAGCCTGTCTTCGTCAGCGAAAACCCGGAACAGGTTACCCTCCCTGAAAAAATCTGTCAGTCCCCCCAAAGAATTCGCGACATTATTATCAATCATCCGCTCTGGGATGAGTTCAACAGCCGCTGTATTGGATGTGGGCGCTGCACAACCGGGTGTCCGACCTGTACCTGCTACAGCGTTTTTGATGTGGCTTATGACGAAAATCCTCAGCGCGGTGAACGCCGTCGCCAGTGGGCCAGCTGTATGGTGCTAGGCTTCAGCGATATGGCCGGCGGACACAGTTTTCGCCAGTCTGCGGGAGAACGTTTACGTTACCGTGCACTTCATAAAATCAATGATTACAAAGCCCGCAATGGTGCTGAGCATATGTGCGTGGGCTGCGGACGCTGCGATGACCGTTGTCCTCAGTACATTAAATTCTCACGTGTTATCAATAAAATGACTGCCGCTGTCCGGCAGGCACTCTCCGGGGAGGTATAA
- the asrB gene encoding anaerobic sulfite reductase subunit AsrB — protein MSTCSCHDKEKHSLLPAAYRIISITRHTPQEWNFRVEVDFPARWGQFVQVSLPCVGEAPISVSDCGEGWIDLLIRNVGQVTGALFTLREGDRVWLRGCYGNGYPVDAFRYKSLVVIAGGTGVAPVKGLMRYFVENPQEINRLDMIFGYRNRDCVLYKQEMANWHRHHNLILTLDEGVADERYRTGRVTDHLAALTFEDISTMQAIVVGPPVMIKFTVQMLLEKGLQPEQIWVDYERRMACAVGKCGHCRMGDVYVCVDGPVFNYAVARQFTD, from the coding sequence GTGTCAACGTGTTCCTGTCACGATAAAGAAAAGCACAGCCTGTTGCCTGCTGCATACCGCATTATTTCCATCACCCGTCATACGCCACAGGAGTGGAATTTCCGTGTGGAAGTCGATTTCCCGGCTCGCTGGGGACAGTTTGTCCAAGTCTCCCTGCCATGTGTCGGAGAGGCGCCCATTTCTGTTTCTGACTGCGGAGAGGGCTGGATAGACCTGCTTATCCGCAATGTCGGCCAAGTGACCGGCGCGCTTTTTACCCTCCGTGAAGGCGACAGGGTATGGCTGCGTGGCTGCTATGGTAACGGCTACCCTGTCGATGCCTTCCGCTACAAATCTCTGGTGGTCATTGCCGGCGGTACCGGCGTTGCGCCGGTCAAGGGACTGATGCGCTATTTCGTCGAAAATCCGCAGGAAATCAACCGGCTTGACATGATTTTCGGTTACAGAAACCGGGACTGTGTGCTGTATAAACAAGAGATGGCGAACTGGCATCGGCACCACAATCTCATTCTGACCCTGGATGAAGGCGTGGCGGATGAACGTTACCGTACCGGGCGGGTCACTGACCATCTGGCAGCGCTGACATTTGAAGATATCAGCACCATGCAGGCGATTGTTGTTGGTCCTCCCGTGATGATTAAATTCACCGTACAGATGTTGCTGGAAAAAGGGCTGCAGCCGGAACAAATCTGGGTGGATTATGAACGCCGGATGGCCTGTGCAGTGGGGAAATGTGGTCACTGCCGCATGGGGGATGTCTACGTCTGCGTCGATGGTCCGGTTTTCAACTATGCCGTGGCCCGTCAGTTTACAGACTGA
- the asrC gene encoding sulfite reductase subunit C, whose product MSVDIDIIKTRANNEYRLSKVRGEAMISVRIPGGILPAHLLTVAREIAETWGNGQIHLTTRQKLAMPGIRYEDIDKVNAALEPFIREIEMELCDVQVDDPKAGYLAIGGRNIVACQGNRICQKANTDTTGLSRRLEKLIYPSAYHLKTIIAGCPNDCAKASISDFGIIGVARMRFTAERCIGCGACVKACAHHAVGCLSLKNGKATKEESFCIGCGECVLACPTLAWQRQPQEFWQVRLGGRTGKKTPRMGKLFLNWVTEDVIRQVITNLFEFEKEMLGGKPVYLHMGHLIDKGGYLRFRERVLRDAKLNPEAMVAERIYWVEDESVARIHLRSVGY is encoded by the coding sequence ATGAGTGTGGATATTGATATCATTAAGACCCGGGCAAACAATGAATATCGCCTGTCCAAAGTCCGTGGCGAAGCCATGATAAGTGTTCGTATACCAGGCGGCATTCTGCCCGCTCACCTGCTGACGGTGGCACGCGAGATTGCGGAAACATGGGGAAATGGTCAGATCCATCTGACTACCCGCCAGAAACTGGCCATGCCGGGGATCCGTTATGAAGATATCGACAAAGTGAATGCCGCGCTGGAACCTTTCATTCGGGAAATTGAAATGGAGCTGTGTGATGTTCAGGTTGATGATCCGAAAGCCGGATACCTGGCGATTGGCGGACGCAACATTGTCGCCTGCCAGGGTAACCGGATTTGCCAGAAAGCCAATACCGACACCACAGGTTTATCCCGGCGACTGGAAAAGCTGATTTATCCCAGCGCCTATCACCTGAAAACCATCATTGCCGGGTGTCCGAATGACTGTGCCAAAGCGTCTATATCAGACTTTGGTATTATTGGTGTGGCCAGAATGCGTTTTACTGCGGAACGTTGCATTGGATGCGGCGCCTGTGTGAAAGCCTGTGCTCACCACGCCGTGGGGTGCCTGTCATTAAAGAACGGGAAAGCCACAAAGGAAGAATCGTTCTGTATCGGATGCGGCGAATGTGTTCTGGCATGTCCCACCCTCGCCTGGCAGCGTCAGCCGCAGGAGTTCTGGCAGGTTCGTCTGGGCGGGAGAACCGGTAAAAAAACGCCCCGGATGGGTAAGTTATTCCTTAACTGGGTTACAGAGGATGTCATCAGACAGGTCATCACCAATCTGTTTGAGTTTGAAAAAGAAATGCTGGGGGGTAAACCGGTTTACCTCCATATGGGCCATCTTATCGATAAAGGCGGTTATCTGCGTTTCAGGGAACGGGTATTGCGTGATGCGAAGCTGAATCCCGAAGCCATGGTCGCTGAACGGATTTACTGGGTGGAAGATGAATCAGTGGCCCGTATTCATCTCAGAAGCGTCGGATATTAA
- a CDS encoding AIDA repeat-containing protein, which produces MNKVYNTVWNESTGMWVVTSELTRKGGRRPRQIRRTALAGLIAGLLLPSAPALAVDYNNNILGNEGTPFTMLLNAGDTATDTTINYDGAQSVSSGGSATNTTINGGSQSVYGGSATNTTINNGGTQHVVGGRVTDTTINDGGRQWLDDGATATNTIINNNGSMSVRDGVSATNTIINNRGSMAVEVGGSATSTTINSGGFLSVSGGASAVDITQNSGGAISADTSTTLSGTNSNGSFSIAGGSAVNMLLENGGYLSVNSGHQATSTTINSGGGLSVYGGASAVDITQNSGGSISADTSATLSGTNTNGSFSIAGGSAVNMLLENGGYLRVNSGHQATNTIINNSGSMAVGPDGSATNTTINSGGGLSVSGGGSTTNTTINSGGGLSVDGGASAVDITQNSGGSISTDTSATLNGTNTNGSFSIAGGSAVNMLLENGGYLSVNSGHQATNTIINNSGGMAVEFGGSATNTTINSGGYLSVFRGASAADITQNSGGAISTDTSATLSGTNINGSFSIAGGSASNMLLENGGSLRVYSGHLATNTIINNGWMEVEGGSATSTTINSGGKQNIFDGGSTTSTTINSGGRLDVYNGASAVDITQNSGGAISANTSATLSGTNINGSFSIAGGSAVNMLLENGGYLSVNSGHQATNTIINNSGRMNVEGSATNTTINSGGGLSVYGGGSTTNTTINSGGFLSVERGTSAVDITQNSGGAISTDTSATLSGTNINGSFSIAGGSAVNMLLENGGGLSVNSGHQATNTIINNSGRMNVEGGSATNTTINSGGKQYVYRGGSTTSTTINSGGFLSVNGGSAVDITQNSGGAISTDTSATLSGTNINGSFSIAGGSAVNMLLENGGYLSVNSGHDASDTTVGSGGMLDVRSGGVLRGTTTLTDKGTLAGGTFTNVTNEGNLYFLNNSAATFAGTLTGSGTLTQEGGNTRFSGLLSQDGGIALQSGAAMTMVTLQANANVTTQSGTILTLDNGSILTGSVTGDNTGAGDMTVKGASVWHLDGDSTVSALTLDNGTVDFRPSATTRLTQAFRPVSLVSESLSGNGTFRMNTDIASHTGDMLNVTGNASGNFVLDIRNTGLEPVSAGTPLQVVHTGSGDAAFSLNGGKVDAGTWEYYLNKENTDWYLKADSSQPGTDNPGTDNPGTDNPGTDNPVPPVRHTTKSADAVLNMATAPVYVFNSELQSLRFRHGDVMQNTRSPGGVWGRYTGSDTRISGGAGSGYSLTQSGMETGGDTVFDLNDSRLAVGAFVSYTDNSISHNRGGSSTVGSTGGGLYATWFNNDGYYVDGVIKVNRFRNELRTWMSDGTAVKGDYHQNGFGGSLEAGRTFSLNENTWIQPYLRSTAFRAESKDISLDNGMKAKAGTTKSLQGEVGVNLGMNLDVAGTVVRPYLTTAVSHEFSDNNRVRINDSYNFTNDISGTTGKYGAGVSAQLTANAGVWAEASYQNGENTESPVTGSVGFRINF; this is translated from the coding sequence ATGAACAAGGTTTATAACACTGTATGGAATGAATCCACCGGGATGTGGGTCGTTACCTCAGAACTGACCCGTAAAGGCGGTCGTCGCCCCCGGCAAATCAGGCGTACCGCACTGGCGGGGCTGATTGCTGGCCTGCTTCTGCCATCTGCTCCTGCTCTGGCGGTGGATTATAACAATAATATCCTGGGGAACGAAGGAACGCCCTTCACAATGTTGCTGAATGCCGGTGATACGGCGACAGATACCACCATTAACTATGATGGAGCCCAGTCTGTCTCCAGTGGAGGCAGCGCCACAAATACCACTATAAACGGTGGTTCCCAAAGTGTTTATGGCGGTAGTGCCACAAATACAACCATTAATAATGGAGGCACTCAGCATGTCGTTGGTGGCCGTGTCACGGATACCACCATTAACGATGGCGGCAGGCAATGGCTTGACGACGGAGCCACTGCTACGAACACCATTATTAACAATAACGGCAGCATGAGTGTCAGGGACGGCGTTAGTGCCACAAACACTATTATTAACAATAGAGGCAGTATGGCTGTCGAAGTCGGCGGTAGTGCCACGAGCACCACCATTAACAGTGGTGGTTTCCTGTCCGTCTCCGGGGGCGCCAGTGCAGTAGACATTACCCAGAACAGCGGCGGAGCTATTTCTGCAGACACTTCTACCACCCTGAGTGGCACCAACTCTAACGGCAGCTTCAGTATTGCCGGTGGCAGTGCCGTCAATATGCTGCTGGAGAATGGTGGATACCTGAGTGTTAATAGTGGTCATCAGGCCACAAGCACCACCATTAACAGTGGCGGTGGGCTATCTGTCTACGGGGGCGCCAGTGCTGTTGACATTACTCAGAACAGCGGCGGGTCTATTTCTGCAGACACTTCTGCCACCCTGAGTGGCACCAACACTAACGGCAGCTTCAGTATTGCCGGTGGCAGTGCCGTCAATATGCTGCTGGAGAATGGCGGATACCTGAGAGTTAATAGTGGTCATCAGGCCACGAACACCATTATTAACAATAGCGGCAGCATGGCTGTCGGCCCCGACGGTAGTGCAACGAACACCACCATTAACAGTGGTGGTGGCCTGTCCGTCTCCGGGGGCGGCAGTACAACGAACACCACTATTAACAGTGGCGGTGGGCTGTCTGTCGACGGGGGCGCCAGTGCAGTTGACATTACTCAGAACAGCGGCGGGTCTATTTCTACAGACACTTCTGCCACCCTGAATGGCACCAACACTAACGGCAGCTTCAGCATTGCCGGTGGCAGTGCCGTCAATATGTTGCTGGAGAATGGTGGATACCTGAGTGTTAATAGTGGTCATCAGGCCACGAACACTATTATTAACAATAGCGGTGGTATGGCTGTCGAATTCGGCGGTAGTGCAACGAACACCACCATTAACAGTGGTGGTTACCTGTCCGTCTTCAGGGGCGCCAGTGCAGCTGACATTACTCAGAACAGCGGCGGGGCTATTTCTACAGACACTTCTGCCACTCTGAGTGGTACCAACATTAACGGCAGCTTCAGTATTGCCGGTGGCAGTGCCAGTAATATGCTGCTGGAGAACGGTGGTTCTCTGAGAGTTTATAGTGGTCACCTGGCCACGAACACCATTATTAACAACGGCTGGATGGAGGTCGAGGGCGGTAGTGCCACAAGCACCACCATTAACAGTGGTGGTAAGCAGAATATCTTCGATGGCGGCAGTACAACGAGCACCACCATTAACAGCGGGGGAAGACTGGATGTCTACAACGGCGCCAGTGCAGTTGACATTACCCAGAACAGCGGCGGGGCTATTTCTGCAAACACCTCTGCCACTCTGAGTGGTACCAACATTAACGGCAGCTTCAGCATTGCCGGTGGCAGTGCCGTCAATATGTTGCTGGAGAATGGTGGATACCTGAGTGTTAATAGTGGTCATCAGGCCACGAACACCATTATTAACAATAGCGGCAGAATGAATGTCGAAGGTAGTGCAACGAACACCACCATTAACAGTGGTGGTGGCCTGTCCGTCTACGGGGGCGGCAGTACAACGAACACCACTATTAACAGTGGTGGTTTCCTGTCTGTCGAAAGGGGCACCAGTGCAGTAGACATTACTCAGAACAGCGGCGGGGCTATTTCTACGGACACCTCTGCCACTCTGAGTGGTACCAACATTAACGGCAGCTTCAGTATTGCCGGTGGCAGTGCCGTCAATATGCTGCTGGAGAATGGTGGAGGCCTGAGTGTTAATAGTGGTCATCAGGCCACGAACACCATTATTAACAATAGCGGCAGAATGAATGTTGAAGGTGGTAGCGCAACGAACACCACTATTAACAGTGGTGGTAAGCAGTATGTCTACCGTGGCGGCAGTACAACGAGCACCACCATTAACAGTGGTGGTTTCCTGTCTGTCAACGGTGGCAGTGCAGTTGACATTACTCAGAACAGCGGCGGGGCTATTTCTACGGACACCTCTGCCACTCTGAGTGGTACCAACATTAACGGCAGCTTCAGCATTGCCGGTGGCAGTGCCGTCAATATGCTGCTGGAGAATGGTGGATACCTGAGTGTTAATAGTGGTCATGACGCCAGCGACACAACTGTTGGCAGTGGCGGTATGCTGGATGTCCGGAGCGGCGGTGTACTTCGTGGTACCACCACCCTGACAGATAAAGGGACGCTCGCCGGTGGTACGTTCACAAATGTCACAAATGAAGGAAACCTGTATTTCCTCAACAACAGTGCGGCGACCTTTGCGGGTACCCTGACGGGGAGCGGTACCCTGACCCAGGAAGGCGGAAATACCCGCTTCAGCGGACTGTTGTCTCAGGATGGCGGGATTGCTCTTCAGAGTGGCGCTGCAATGACGATGGTTACCCTTCAGGCGAACGCTAATGTGACGACACAGTCAGGCACCATCCTGACGCTGGATAACGGAAGCATCCTGACGGGGAGCGTTACGGGAGACAACACTGGTGCAGGTGACATGACGGTTAAGGGAGCCTCTGTCTGGCATCTCGATGGTGACTCCACTGTCAGTGCATTAACGCTGGATAACGGGACTGTCGATTTCCGTCCGTCAGCCACCACGCGCCTGACGCAGGCTTTCCGGCCGGTTTCACTGGTGTCTGAAAGTCTTTCAGGTAACGGGACATTCCGGATGAACACGGATATCGCATCTCATACCGGAGACATGCTGAATGTGACGGGGAATGCCAGTGGCAATTTTGTGCTGGACATCAGAAATACCGGTCTTGAACCTGTTTCCGCAGGCACACCACTTCAGGTCGTTCATACCGGCAGTGGCGATGCTGCGTTCAGCCTGAACGGCGGGAAAGTGGATGCCGGTACCTGGGAATACTATCTGAACAAGGAAAATACTGACTGGTACCTGAAAGCTGACAGTAGTCAGCCAGGAACAGATAACCCGGGAACAGATAATCCGGGAACAGATAATCCAGGAACAGATAACCCGGTACCTCCGGTACGCCATACAACAAAATCGGCTGATGCTGTGCTGAATATGGCAACGGCACCGGTCTATGTGTTCAACAGTGAGCTTCAGAGTCTGCGTTTTCGTCACGGCGATGTCATGCAGAATACCCGTTCACCGGGTGGTGTCTGGGGACGGTACACCGGGTCAGATACCCGTATCAGCGGTGGTGCCGGCTCAGGTTATTCACTGACCCAGAGCGGAATGGAAACCGGCGGCGACACCGTATTTGACCTGAATGACAGCAGGCTGGCTGTGGGGGCTTTTGTATCCTATACCGATAACAGCATCAGCCATAACCGTGGTGGCAGCAGTACTGTCGGAAGTACCGGTGGTGGTCTGTATGCAACCTGGTTTAACAATGATGGTTACTATGTGGATGGCGTTATCAAAGTTAACCGTTTCAGGAACGAACTGCGCACCTGGATGAGTGACGGCACGGCAGTGAAAGGCGATTATCATCAGAATGGCTTTGGTGGCAGCCTGGAAGCAGGCAGAACCTTCAGTCTGAATGAAAACACCTGGATTCAGCCTTATCTCCGTAGTACGGCATTCCGGGCAGAATCAAAGGATATCAGTCTGGATAATGGTATGAAGGCGAAAGCAGGGACAACCAAATCACTTCAGGGTGAAGTGGGTGTGAACCTCGGGATGAATCTTGATGTTGCCGGAACTGTTGTCAGACCGTATCTGACGACGGCAGTGAGCCATGAGTTTTCGGATAACAACAGGGTCCGGATAAATGACAGCTATAACTTTACTAACGATATCTCAGGCACCACAGGGAAATACGGTGCCGGGGTGAGTGCTCAGCTGACAGCGAATGCCGGGGTGTGGGCAGAAGCGAGTTACCAGAATGGCGAGAATACAGAATCGCCGGTAACAGGGAGCGTCGGTTTCCGGATTAATTTCTGA
- a CDS encoding autotransporter strand-loop-strand O-heptosyltransferase → MQAPLKTFFISPPEIPTQHGPDNILYDFNDGARVLLPEGKWHVRLLDADSGNILFCCDINNGWVTSSKKYFVRFRIQVFRQGEDTPLLDETLNLTDRDVLISFPTGTLGDLLGWFPYAERFQSLHQCRLECTMAQDIIDLLAPQYPQICFSTPEKPRTTEPYATYRVGLYFGGDTNNQPVDFRQVGFHRSAGYILGVDPREAPVRLDLSASRTVREPYVCIATQSTCQAKYWNNGTGWSEVVAHLKSLGYRVLCIDREAHYGQGFVWNHIPWGAEDFTGSFPLQERVNLLRHASFFIGLASGLSWLAWATGIPVVLISGFSLPNSEFYTPWRVFNSHGCNGCWDDTSLNFDHKDFLWCPRHKNTDRQFECTRLITGTQVNGVISRLHASLMKQGDKTCLTKGTNNEQGL, encoded by the coding sequence ATGCAGGCACCGTTAAAAACATTTTTTATTTCCCCTCCGGAAATACCCACTCAGCACGGCCCCGACAACATCCTGTATGACTTTAATGATGGAGCACGGGTGCTCCTTCCTGAAGGTAAATGGCATGTGCGGCTGCTGGATGCAGATTCCGGAAATATTCTTTTCTGCTGTGACATCAATAATGGCTGGGTGACCAGCAGCAAGAAATATTTTGTGCGCTTCCGTATTCAGGTATTCCGTCAGGGCGAAGATACTCCCCTGCTGGATGAAACGCTGAACCTGACGGACCGTGATGTTCTGATTTCATTCCCCACCGGTACTCTGGGTGACCTGCTGGGCTGGTTCCCTTATGCCGAACGTTTTCAGTCCCTGCATCAGTGCCGGCTGGAGTGCACAATGGCGCAGGACATCATTGACCTGCTGGCACCACAATATCCGCAGATATGTTTCTCCACGCCGGAGAAACCACGCACAACTGAACCTTATGCAACATACCGGGTGGGGCTCTATTTTGGTGGTGACACAAATAACCAGCCGGTGGATTTTCGTCAGGTCGGTTTTCATCGTTCAGCCGGTTACATTCTGGGCGTTGACCCACGAGAAGCACCGGTCCGGCTTGACCTGTCCGCCTCCCGGACTGTCCGGGAGCCTTATGTGTGCATCGCCACACAATCCACCTGCCAGGCAAAATACTGGAATAACGGCACCGGCTGGAGTGAGGTCGTTGCTCACCTGAAATCGCTGGGCTACCGGGTGCTGTGTATTGACCGGGAGGCTCATTACGGTCAGGGGTTTGTCTGGAATCACATTCCCTGGGGAGCGGAAGACTTTACCGGCAGTTTTCCGCTACAGGAGCGGGTTAATCTGCTGCGTCATGCCAGCTTCTTTATTGGTCTGGCCAGTGGGCTGTCATGGCTGGCATGGGCAACCGGTATTCCGGTGGTGCTGATAAGTGGCTTCAGCCTGCCGAACAGTGAGTTTTATACCCCGTGGCGGGTGTTCAACTCCCATGGTTGTAACGGATGCTGGGACGATACATCACTGAATTTTGACCACAAGGATTTTCTGTGGTGTCCGAGACATAAAAACACGGACCGGCAATTTGAATGCACCCGACTGATAACAGGCACACAGGTTAATGGCGTTATCAGCAGACTCCATGCCTCCCTGATGAAGCAGGGAGATAAAACCTGTCTTACAAAAGGAACGAATAATGAACAAGGTTTATAA
- a CDS encoding helix-turn-helix domain-containing protein — protein sequence MANQFHRMTAEKILEYVDAEVESGRRTDIGTLAAYSGYSRRHLQRLFLSVTGMGLGEYIRRRRLNRAALLLRFSQRRYQDIALSVGFDSQQSFNREFRKNTGMTPAQYREKPEWVFFPLSGSIRKKYEISRPEEVFLSGGTVVGEEVVFYGTVDNYLDNATVRAYLERIFGEKSQRQGELWVVTRATPVSDKKYHYRAVNGIGLPGGQEGKVFPYSEGKYLKVRFETERETHIEQMYYLYLNILPEMRAVRRAEPEVMVLEYEQGKVMCTLYIPVVVEEQQADAVSVNHYQLNR from the coding sequence ATGGCAAATCAGTTCCACAGAATGACGGCAGAAAAAATTCTTGAATATGTTGATGCAGAAGTGGAGAGTGGACGTCGTACAGATATCGGTACGCTTGCTGCTTATTCGGGGTACAGTCGACGACATCTGCAGCGTCTGTTTCTTTCCGTGACGGGGATGGGACTGGGAGAGTATATCCGACGCAGACGACTGAATCGTGCTGCGTTGCTGCTGCGTTTCTCTCAACGGAGATATCAGGATATTGCTCTCAGTGTGGGGTTTGACTCCCAGCAGTCGTTTAACCGGGAATTCAGGAAAAATACCGGAATGACCCCGGCACAGTATCGTGAAAAACCAGAGTGGGTGTTTTTTCCCCTGTCAGGTTCGATACGTAAAAAGTATGAGATTTCCCGGCCGGAGGAAGTATTCCTGTCGGGTGGAACGGTTGTGGGAGAGGAAGTGGTCTTTTATGGAACAGTGGATAATTATCTGGACAATGCAACAGTACGTGCGTATCTGGAGCGGATATTTGGTGAAAAATCACAACGCCAGGGAGAGTTGTGGGTTGTGACCCGGGCAACGCCCGTATCGGATAAAAAGTATCACTATCGGGCTGTTAATGGTATAGGCCTTCCCGGAGGGCAGGAAGGTAAGGTGTTTCCGTACAGTGAAGGAAAATATCTGAAGGTTCGGTTTGAGACTGAACGGGAGACACATATTGAACAGATGTATTATCTGTATCTGAATATATTGCCGGAAATGCGGGCTGTCAGAAGGGCAGAGCCTGAAGTGATGGTGCTGGAATATGAACAGGGTAAGGTGATGTGTACACTGTATATTCCTGTGGTTGTCGAAGAACAACAGGCTGATGCCGTGTCTGTAAATCATTATCAATTAAATCGTTAA